The genomic region CCAGGACGAGCAGCGCATCGCCGCCAACCCCGGCGAACTGCCGCCCGGCGAGGTCATCGTCCGCATTCCCGGCTCAGAGGCGCCGCCGATCGGCGAGAAGATCCGCGTCGCAGCAATGCGCCAAAAGCTGCATCTGTTCAGCGGCGATGGGCGGACGCGGATCGAGGCCTGACCGGGTTCCGCTGGGCCGTCGATTAAAAAACGCGAAAACAACCCCATGCACAGTAGAAGGGGGTTTGTTTTTGTTGAGAAAAATCACACCGCAATTTCGTCGGGCCGGCTTGTGGCAGGCGTTTCGCGCCATGGCGACAAGTCAGCTTTTGTGCATGGCAGAGCGGGTGAGCTGCCAGTCCACAGCCCCGGCTACGTCCTTGAACCCACACGCGGATATGCCCATATTGCTGATCAAGGGGTGCCTGTACGGGCCCTGATGCACCAAAGTCGCTTCGAGAGGACTTTGTAAACTATGTCTCGTGTTCCCACGCTTTCCAGTCCCTTCCTTCTGGGCTTCGACGAGATCGAGCGCGTGCTCGATCGGGTCGTCAAAGGCGCCGACGGTTACCCTCCCTACAATATCGAGAGGTGCGACCGGTCGGAGGGCCAGCCCGAGCGTCTGCGGATCACGCTGGCGGTCGCCGGATTCACCCGCGACCAACTCGATGTAACCATTGAGGAAAACCAGCTCGTCATTCGCGGGCGGCAGCAGGACGACAAGACCCGGCAATACATCCATCGCGGCATCGCCGCGCGCCACTTCCAGCGCACTTTCGTGCTGGCGGAGGGGATGCTGGTGCTGGGTGCGGATCTGAAGAACGGATTGCTGGCGATCGATCTTGCCCGGCCGGAACCGGAGAGGATCGTTAAGACAATCGCTATCAATGAGCACGAATAATGGAACGAGTAGCGGACTCGACCGCTTAGTTTCGAGAGAGGAGTCGAGACCATGAGTGAAGGTCACGTTGCGTTCGAATACGAAGCCAAGAACGTCTCGCCGGAGACGCTGGCAACCCTCGGCGAAGGCCATATCGCCTATGTGAAGCAGATCCGCTCTGAGGATGTGCCGGGCCTGTTTCCCGAAGCGCCGAAGATCGCGCCGGGCCTCAAGCTCTTCGCGCTCCACGCCGCCGACGGCACGCCGATCATGCTGACCGACAGCCGCGAAGCCGCAATCGCCAACGCCTGGAGCAACGAGCTGCAAGCGGTGAGCGTGCACTGAGCACGCGCGCGTCGCACGAATAGGGTTTCAAGCGGGCATGCCTTCGCAGGAAGGCGTGCCCGTTTGCTTTGGGGGATCCAGAATCTTTCCGTGGCAAGATTTTGGATTGCTTCGCTCGCTCGCAATGAGGCAGTGTGCGGCGATGGCTCGCGTCCCGGATGCACCTCAACGCCCGGCCGGAAGCAGTGCCCGCAGGATGTCCGGCTTCCAGGCTTGACGCGCGCTGTCGAAGGCCGCGAAATCATGATCGAACTGCCAATAGGCCCAAGCCCAGCCAAGCCGCTCTGCGCTCCGCGCCACGAATGACAGATATCTGGTCCGTGCTTCGGCTGGAGCGGCCTCGTACACGCCGAACTCGCCGAGATAGATCGGGCGCTTTTCTCTTTGGGACCAGGACCGAATCTTCTCGAAATCGGCGCGGGCCTTCTGTTTATCCTCCGGGGTACCCCAGTCGACCGGGCCGATTCGCGAGAATGTGGGCGACCACGGTGCGCCCTGATGGGTGAAACGGATCGGCGCGTAATAGTGAAACGTGACGATCAGATTCCGGTCATCCGACGGCAGGACCAGGTCCTCAACCGGCATCTCGTCGACGTTGAGAACCGAAGCGATGACCGTCCGCCGGGGATTGGTGGCGCGGACGATGCTGAGGCACTCGTTCAGAAGGCCGTTCCAGCCGGTGGACGACATCTGCCCGCCCGGCTCGTTGAGGACCTCGAAGACAAGTGCTGGATATTTCCCGGCATAGCGCGCGGCGATTTGGGTCCAGAACGATTTCAGCTTGTCTGTGCACTCGGAGATGTCGCGCTGACAAACATGGGTATCGTGCTCGTCCAGGATGGGGATGAGATTTCGGGCGAGCACTTCCTCGATGACGCCATCGAGCCGCCTCAAGACGACTTCATCCATTACCTTCTCCGGATTCATGAATTTAAAGCCGAAGAAATTGATCCGAACGTGCGAGAACCCGGCGCGTCTGATCGCAGTGAGGTTGTCCAGACGAAATGGCGCGTTTCGGCCTCCCTCCCAGATGCCGTCGTAGCCGAGGATGTTGATGCCGCGCCCCAATTTTGGAGCAGGGGGCGTGTTGGCCTGTCCGGCTGCCTCGGTCCGGAAGCAGATCGGAAGCACGGATAGTGCCAAGACAAGACGAAAGGCTATCGTCCAGCGGACGCGGATGGCATTCATCCTGTTTGCCCCGTCATCGCTGCAGGCCCCTGCTGGGGCACCGGCCTGCACACTGCGAAGGAGAATGCGACGAGCAGCACCGACGTGAACATTGTCGAGCGAAGAAACATCGTCTCCGTGAAGTTCGATTGAAAGCTCAGGACGACGAAGCCGATGATCAGCGCGCAGTGATACCGATCGATCGACCGGGTGGCGATCAAATAGAGGACCTTTTCCGAGAACAGATAAACGCTCGTGACGAACAGCAAATATCCCAGAAATCCAGTTTCAATCGCGACCGCGATGTAACCGCTATGATAATTGTCGAGCACCCAGCCATGATTCTGGTTGAAATAGTCGTAGATCGCGGGGCGCGTCCAGAATCCGTTGATGCCGAAGCCCAGCAGCGGCGCATCGTTGAAATGGCCGATGGCGTACTGCCAAATGAAGGTCCGCTCGGTCAAATCGACGGTCGCCTCGCCGAGATGGATGGAATCGTACCCCGTCACGTAAAAATACAGCATCAGCAGAGCGGCCAGGATGCACATGATGAATGGCAACACCGCATAGATTTTCATGCAGCGGATCGACCACATGGAAGTCACGAGCAGCCCGCCTGCCGCGAATGCGACAGCGCCGGCACCACGCGACTCCGAGGCGATGACGCAGGTCGATGCCAGAACAAGCGACACGAGGAATGCAATCCATCCCTGCCCCGTGATCTTCTGATAACAGGCAAAGAACATCAGATATGCGCTTAGAAAGCCGAGCGTCTGCTTCGATTCGTAGATTCCTTGCCACTGGCCGTTGTGCATCCAGCTCTGGTCGACGCCGATCTCGGGCACGAAGACGGCGCACAACGCCGAGGCGGCGACCAGAACGAACAGCCCAAGCGCCGTGGATCCGACGATCTCGTCGATGTCGATACGCGTGATGAGGCAATACGCACCGAAAGTCGTCACCACAAGTGCAACGCTCTTCATGATCGCTGCGATGGAAAGCGTGGTCCAGAGAACGGAAACGGCCGCGAGGGCATAAAATGTGACCAACGCGATGAGATCTGGATTGGGCTGGATCCGGACCCGCGGCCGTACGAAGACACTGGCATAGATCGAGACGATCCACATCAGCAGCGCGACCGCCTGCTGCACATAGCTCCACTCTGAAGGTAGTAATGCGGGGTGAAGAACACCCATTGATGCGATCACGTTGAGGGTGATCGAGCTGCGGATCACGTTTCTCGCCAGCCGTTCCACGCCGGCGCTTGGCGCTTTCCAGATCGCGCTTTCATATGCATCGGAGTCCGCTGCGGTATGCAGTCCGGCGCCAAGCTGACCACCCTGAAGCACGGCCGCGGGCCGCTCTTCCGCCCCGGCACCGACGTGCAGCGGCGCCCTTCCATTCCCAGTCACGTGCACTCAGTCCATAACGGCGAACGGCCCTTAACGATGTGAGGGCCGCCCCCTGTGCCCTACGTCTCAAACGGGAAGATATTCGCGTCTTCTACCTTCGAGATCAAGATGAGCATGACGAGATTGCTGCGCGCCGCGCAATCCAGGTGCCAGAATCGATCGGGCCTTATCCTGCAAGAAGGAGGGGAGTTACGCCGCGGTCGCCGGCGGCAGCGCGAGCACCGAATAGATCGCCTGAGCATCGCGCGAGGCGCGGAGCTTCTTGGCGATGTCCTGGTCGCGGAGCAGGCGGGCGATGCGGGCCAGCGCCTTGAGGTGATCGGCACCGGCGCCTTCGGGGGCGAGCAGCAGGAAGACGAGATCGACCGGCTGGCCGTCCATCGATTCGAAATCGATCGGGCGATCGAGGCGGGCGAACATGCCGAAGATCTTTTCCAGCTTGGGCAGCTTGCCGTGGGGAATGGCGACGCCGTAGCCGACCGCA from Bradyrhizobium lupini harbors:
- a CDS encoding Hsp20 family protein is translated as MSRVPTLSSPFLLGFDEIERVLDRVVKGADGYPPYNIERCDRSEGQPERLRITLAVAGFTRDQLDVTIEENQLVIRGRQQDDKTRQYIHRGIAARHFQRTFVLAEGMLVLGADLKNGLLAIDLARPEPERIVKTIAINEHE
- a CDS encoding DUF1150 domain-containing protein, which produces MSEGHVAFEYEAKNVSPETLATLGEGHIAYVKQIRSEDVPGLFPEAPKIAPGLKLFALHAADGTPIMLTDSREAAIANAWSNELQAVSVH
- a CDS encoding glycoside hydrolase family 5 protein, translating into MNAIRVRWTIAFRLVLALSVLPICFRTEAAGQANTPPAPKLGRGINILGYDGIWEGGRNAPFRLDNLTAIRRAGFSHVRINFFGFKFMNPEKVMDEVVLRRLDGVIEEVLARNLIPILDEHDTHVCQRDISECTDKLKSFWTQIAARYAGKYPALVFEVLNEPGGQMSSTGWNGLLNECLSIVRATNPRRTVIASVLNVDEMPVEDLVLPSDDRNLIVTFHYYAPIRFTHQGAPWSPTFSRIGPVDWGTPEDKQKARADFEKIRSWSQREKRPIYLGEFGVYEAAPAEARTRYLSFVARSAERLGWAWAYWQFDHDFAAFDSARQAWKPDILRALLPAGR
- a CDS encoding O-antigen ligase family protein, whose product is MQQAVALLMWIVSIYASVFVRPRVRIQPNPDLIALVTFYALAAVSVLWTTLSIAAIMKSVALVVTTFGAYCLITRIDIDEIVGSTALGLFVLVAASALCAVFVPEIGVDQSWMHNGQWQGIYESKQTLGFLSAYLMFFACYQKITGQGWIAFLVSLVLASTCVIASESRGAGAVAFAAGGLLVTSMWSIRCMKIYAVLPFIMCILAALLMLYFYVTGYDSIHLGEATVDLTERTFIWQYAIGHFNDAPLLGFGINGFWTRPAIYDYFNQNHGWVLDNYHSGYIAVAIETGFLGYLLFVTSVYLFSEKVLYLIATRSIDRYHCALIIGFVVLSFQSNFTETMFLRSTMFTSVLLVAFSFAVCRPVPQQGPAAMTGQTG
- the ptsN gene encoding PTS IIA-like nitrogen regulatory protein PtsN produces the protein MPITDLVAPEAILPALKVNSKKQALQELAAKAAELTGQNERSVFEVLLQREKLGTTAVGYGVAIPHGKLPKLEKIFGMFARLDRPIDFESMDGQPVDLVFLLLAPEGAGADHLKALARIARLLRDQDIAKKLRASRDAQAIYSVLALPPATAA